In Amycolatopsis solani, a single window of DNA contains:
- a CDS encoding CaiB/BaiF CoA transferase family protein — protein MTGALSGIRVLDTATLFAGPLAATLLGDFGAEVIKIEHPNGDPVRSHGAQRDGVGLWWKMLGRGKKAITLYLGSPEGQEVFKNLVADADVVVENFRPGTLERWGLGYDVLSEINPGLVLTRVTGFGQIGPYAKRPGFGTLAEAMSGFAAITGEPDGPPTLPPFGLADGIAALTTAYAVMTALRARDQTGRGQVVDLAIIEPILTLLGPQIIAYDQLGTLQPRTGNRSTNNAPRNTYRTRDGSWVAISTSAQSIAERVMRLVGRPELIDEPWFASGAERAKHADLLDDAVGSWIASRDRDEVVKAFEEAQAAVAPIYTAADVMTDPQFAALDSITTVDDDELGPVKMQNVLFRLSETPGRITSAGAPLGAHTAEVLGRLGLGEPELAALREKGVIK, from the coding sequence ATGACGGGCGCTTTGTCCGGGATCCGGGTGCTCGACACCGCCACCCTGTTCGCCGGCCCGCTGGCCGCGACGCTGCTGGGCGACTTCGGCGCCGAGGTGATCAAGATCGAGCACCCGAACGGCGACCCGGTCCGCAGCCACGGCGCGCAGCGCGACGGCGTCGGCCTCTGGTGGAAGATGCTCGGCCGCGGCAAGAAGGCGATCACCCTCTACCTCGGCTCCCCCGAGGGCCAGGAGGTCTTCAAGAACCTGGTAGCCGACGCCGACGTCGTCGTCGAGAACTTCCGCCCCGGCACCCTCGAGCGCTGGGGCCTCGGCTACGACGTCTTGAGCGAGATCAACCCTGGTCTGGTGCTGACGCGCGTCACGGGATTCGGGCAGATCGGCCCGTACGCCAAGCGGCCCGGCTTCGGCACGCTCGCCGAGGCGATGAGCGGGTTCGCCGCCATCACCGGCGAACCGGACGGCCCGCCGACGCTGCCGCCGTTCGGCCTGGCCGACGGCATCGCCGCGCTGACCACCGCCTACGCCGTGATGACCGCCCTGCGGGCCCGGGACCAGACCGGCCGCGGCCAGGTCGTCGACCTCGCCATCATCGAGCCGATCCTCACGCTGCTCGGGCCGCAGATCATCGCCTACGACCAGCTCGGCACCCTCCAGCCGCGCACCGGCAACCGGTCCACGAACAACGCACCGCGCAACACCTACCGCACCCGCGACGGCAGCTGGGTCGCCATCTCCACCAGCGCCCAGTCCATCGCCGAACGCGTGATGCGGCTGGTCGGGCGGCCGGAGCTGATCGACGAGCCGTGGTTCGCCAGCGGCGCCGAACGCGCGAAGCACGCCGACCTGCTCGACGACGCCGTCGGGTCGTGGATCGCTTCGCGGGACCGTGACGAAGTCGTGAAGGCGTTCGAGGAGGCCCAGGCCGCCGTCGCGCCGATCTACACCGCCGCCGACGTCATGACCGACCCGCAGTTCGCGGCCCTCGACAGCATCACGACGGTCGACGACGACGAGCTCGGGCCGGTGAAGATGCAGAACGTGCTGTTCCGGCTGTCGGAGACCCCCGGGCGGATCACGTCGGCCGGGGCGCCGCTGGGCGCGCACACCGCCGAGGTGCTCGGCCGCCTCGGGCTCGGCGAGCCGGAACTCGCCGCCCTGCGCGAAAAAGGCGTGATCAAGTGA
- a CDS encoding ABC transporter ATP-binding protein translates to MSIVEVTGVGKAFRGMHALSDVDLTVAEGEILGVIGPNGAGKTTLFNVISGALNPDTGRVRLAGDDVTGRAPDRIARAGMVRTFQLMRPFASMTVAQNVSLAAQHHRLSARKLREHALDVVDRVGLGPWAHRNATDLPTAGLKRLELARALATRPKVLLLDEVLAGLVPAEREPVLDLLATLREQQGVTLVFIEHIMAAVMRLADRVLVLDQGRVLAVGSPEEVTSDPRVIDAYLGEEPTHADA, encoded by the coding sequence ATGAGCATCGTGGAAGTCACCGGCGTCGGCAAGGCGTTCCGCGGCATGCACGCGCTGTCCGATGTGGACCTGACCGTCGCCGAGGGCGAGATCCTCGGCGTCATCGGGCCCAACGGCGCGGGCAAGACCACCCTGTTCAACGTCATCTCCGGCGCGCTCAACCCGGACACCGGCCGGGTGCGGCTGGCGGGCGACGACGTCACCGGCCGCGCGCCGGACCGGATCGCGCGGGCCGGGATGGTGCGCACGTTCCAGCTGATGCGGCCCTTCGCGAGCATGACGGTGGCGCAGAACGTCAGCCTCGCCGCCCAGCACCACCGCCTGAGCGCGAGGAAGCTGCGGGAGCACGCGCTCGACGTCGTCGACCGGGTCGGCCTCGGGCCGTGGGCCCACCGCAACGCCACCGACCTGCCGACCGCCGGGCTCAAGCGGCTCGAGCTGGCCCGCGCGCTCGCGACGCGGCCGAAGGTCCTGCTGCTCGACGAAGTCCTCGCGGGCCTGGTCCCGGCCGAGCGCGAGCCGGTGCTCGACCTGCTCGCCACGCTGCGCGAGCAGCAGGGCGTCACGCTCGTGTTCATCGAGCACATCATGGCCGCGGTGATGCGGCTGGCCGACCGCGTCCTCGTGCTCGACCAGGGCCGCGTGCTGGCCGTCGGCTCACCGGAAGAGGTCACCAGCGACCCGCGGGTCATCGACGCCTACCTCGGTGAGGAGCCGACCCATGCTGACGCTTGA
- a CDS encoding ABC transporter substrate-binding protein, with the protein MSARMLVAGLGALALLVTGCGGSAPMGAGGAAAGRDEGPVKIGALHPVSGSNAVDGLQMRRGAQLAVDAINAAGGIKSLGGRKVELLTGDTQGKADIGQSEAQRLISAGAVSLVGTYQSAVSTNVAVVAERNRVPFVMDVTASDAIFSHGYRYAFRVQPGSKAIATAAAQYLKAVSEQAGKPVRKVAFLHEQSDFGSGAADAFTAAAKQLGIGIGPNISYDATTVSDLTAQITQVKASGADVLAVAGYYRDSLLAAKAIASVKPDLSAVWGVSNGAYDQPKFVTDAAAVGNLYFSTNYHYDATNPETVALREKYQKQYGDPMRTGAVLSYDAVQVIAHGVEQAASTDPRKVRDAIAAAQVAPLTVGRGPIQFAPNGDNRNAFPVLMQVRDGRVQQVYPPEKAESRPDYRVAWRP; encoded by the coding sequence ATGTCCGCACGAATGCTCGTCGCGGGACTCGGGGCACTGGCCCTGCTCGTGACCGGGTGCGGGGGATCGGCTCCGATGGGGGCCGGCGGTGCCGCCGCGGGGCGGGACGAGGGCCCGGTCAAGATCGGGGCGCTGCACCCGGTCAGCGGCTCGAACGCGGTCGACGGCCTGCAGATGCGCCGCGGCGCGCAGCTGGCGGTCGACGCGATCAACGCGGCCGGCGGCATCAAGTCGCTCGGCGGCCGCAAGGTCGAGCTGCTCACCGGCGACACGCAGGGCAAGGCCGACATCGGGCAGAGCGAGGCCCAGCGGCTGATCTCGGCCGGCGCGGTCAGCCTGGTCGGCACCTACCAGAGCGCGGTGAGCACCAACGTCGCCGTCGTGGCCGAGCGCAACCGGGTCCCGTTCGTGATGGACGTGACCGCGTCCGACGCGATCTTCTCCCACGGCTACCGGTACGCGTTCCGCGTGCAGCCCGGCAGCAAGGCGATCGCGACGGCCGCGGCCCAGTACCTCAAGGCGGTGTCCGAGCAGGCCGGCAAGCCGGTCCGCAAGGTCGCGTTCCTGCACGAGCAGAGCGACTTCGGCAGTGGAGCGGCCGACGCCTTCACCGCGGCCGCGAAGCAGCTCGGCATCGGGATCGGCCCGAACATCAGCTACGACGCCACCACGGTCAGCGACCTGACCGCCCAGATCACGCAGGTCAAGGCGTCGGGCGCGGACGTGCTGGCCGTCGCGGGCTACTACCGCGACAGCCTGCTGGCGGCCAAGGCGATCGCCTCGGTCAAGCCGGACCTCAGCGCGGTCTGGGGCGTCTCCAATGGCGCGTACGACCAGCCGAAGTTCGTCACCGACGCGGCCGCGGTCGGCAACCTGTACTTCAGCACCAACTACCACTACGACGCGACCAACCCCGAAACCGTCGCGCTGCGCGAGAAGTACCAGAAGCAGTACGGCGACCCGATGCGCACCGGCGCGGTCCTGTCCTACGACGCGGTCCAGGTGATCGCGCACGGCGTCGAGCAGGCCGCGAGCACCGACCCGCGGAAGGTGCGGGACGCGATCGCCGCTGCCCAGGTCGCGCCGCTGACCGTCGGCCGCGGCCCGATCCAGTTCGCCCCCAACGGCGACAACCGCAACGCCTTCCCGGTGCTGATGCAGGTCCGGGACGGGCGGGTCCAGCAGGTGTATCCCCCCGAAAAAGCCGAATCCCGGCCCGACTACAGGGTGGCGTGGCGACCATGA
- a CDS encoding ABC transporter ATP-binding protein, protein MLTLEKVCAGYGRMRILHDVDLHLAAGEIVALVGANGAGKTTTLRSICGQLKPTSGRVTLDGEPTAGRRPDQLVRDGLVHVPEDRALFGTLTVEENLRMGAWTRTSAQAAASLKEVYDLFPVLAERRGQIAQTFSGGQQQMLAIGRALMAGPRLLMLDEPSTGLSPKLTWTVLEAVQRIRDSGVAVLLVEQNAKQALAIADRAYVLESGSTVLQGTGAELAGDQRVRKAYLGL, encoded by the coding sequence ATGCTGACGCTTGAGAAGGTGTGCGCCGGATACGGCCGGATGCGGATCCTGCACGACGTCGACCTGCACCTGGCCGCGGGCGAGATCGTCGCGCTGGTCGGCGCGAACGGCGCGGGCAAGACCACGACGTTGCGCAGCATCTGCGGTCAGCTGAAGCCGACGTCAGGCCGCGTCACGCTCGATGGGGAGCCGACTGCGGGGCGCCGTCCCGACCAGCTGGTGCGCGACGGCCTGGTGCACGTGCCCGAGGACCGGGCGCTGTTCGGCACGCTCACCGTCGAGGAGAACCTGCGGATGGGCGCGTGGACCCGCACGTCCGCGCAGGCCGCCGCGTCCCTGAAGGAGGTCTACGACCTGTTCCCGGTGCTCGCCGAGCGCCGGGGCCAGATCGCGCAGACGTTCAGCGGCGGCCAGCAGCAGATGCTCGCCATCGGCCGCGCGCTGATGGCCGGGCCGCGGCTGCTGATGCTCGACGAGCCGTCGACCGGGCTTTCGCCGAAACTGACCTGGACGGTGCTGGAGGCGGTCCAGCGCATCCGGGACAGCGGGGTGGCGGTGTTGCTGGTGGAGCAGAACGCGAAGCAGGCGCTGGCCATCGCCGACCGGGCGTACGTGCTGGAGAGCGGCTCGACCGTCCTGCAGGGCACCGGTGCCGAGCTCGCCGGCGACCAGCGCGTCCGGAAGGCGTACCTGGGACTGTGA
- a CDS encoding branched-chain amino acid ABC transporter permease — MTELDTGAPVVPDTAPPDRKTKADKGFLSRAGIVAAVLVVAIVVALLQSGSGLVVWQSVVTGILTGGLYGLIAMGLTLIFGVLDIVNFAHGAFLTVAMFLSFGMIQATGLHPYLTLVVAVPVLFLLGAAVHRGLLSGAGGRSLENQLLITLGLSLLLENGLLMFFGAEPKTIDLPGDFQFPLLGAVVAGSRLYAFLGAVVLGGLLYWLLRRTRLGTAIRAVAANAPGAALVGINVRRMHTLTFAIGTACAGAAAVLAGPLVTVTPTLGEQFNITAFVVVVLGGMGNVVGALVGGLLIGLVEQLTTIYLGGQSSLLGVFVVFLLVLFLRPQGLFGRRA, encoded by the coding sequence ATGACCGAACTCGACACCGGGGCGCCCGTCGTCCCCGACACCGCACCACCCGACCGGAAAACCAAGGCGGACAAGGGCTTCCTGAGCCGCGCGGGCATCGTCGCCGCCGTCCTCGTGGTCGCGATCGTCGTCGCGCTGCTGCAGTCCGGCAGCGGACTGGTGGTCTGGCAGTCGGTGGTCACCGGCATCCTGACCGGCGGCCTCTACGGCCTGATCGCGATGGGCCTGACCCTGATCTTCGGCGTCCTCGACATCGTGAACTTCGCCCACGGCGCGTTCCTCACCGTGGCGATGTTCCTGTCCTTCGGCATGATCCAGGCGACCGGTCTGCACCCGTACCTGACGCTCGTCGTCGCGGTGCCGGTGCTGTTCCTGCTCGGCGCGGCCGTCCACCGTGGACTCCTGTCCGGGGCGGGTGGCAGGTCGCTGGAGAACCAGCTGCTGATCACCCTCGGCCTCTCGCTGCTGCTGGAGAACGGGCTGCTGATGTTCTTCGGCGCTGAGCCGAAGACGATCGACCTGCCCGGCGACTTCCAGTTCCCGTTGCTGGGGGCGGTCGTCGCGGGCTCGCGGCTCTACGCGTTCCTCGGCGCGGTCGTCCTCGGCGGGCTGCTGTACTGGCTGCTCCGGCGGACCCGGTTGGGCACGGCGATCCGCGCGGTCGCCGCGAACGCGCCCGGCGCGGCGCTGGTCGGCATCAACGTCCGCCGCATGCACACGCTGACCTTCGCCATCGGCACGGCGTGCGCGGGTGCGGCGGCGGTGCTGGCCGGCCCGCTCGTCACGGTGACCCCGACGCTGGGGGAGCAGTTCAACATCACGGCGTTCGTCGTGGTGGTGCTCGGCGGGATGGGCAACGTCGTCGGCGCGCTCGTCGGCGGCCTGCTGATCGGGCTGGTCGAGCAGCTCACGACGATCTACCTCGGCGGCCAGAGCTCCCTGCTCGGCGTGTTCGTGGTGTTCCTGCTCGTGCTGTTCCTCCGTCCGCAGGGGCTGTTCGGGAGGCGCGCATGA
- a CDS encoding MmgE/PrpD family protein, translating into MNREQAATAALGAWVSELDVPDVVLDRLSLVLLDVVGVTALGASLPEQRSLVEAWRAPAGPAPLIGGGRCVSTDAAAFLNGVALVSLELDEGHKYAKGHPAAHGFPAVLALAAELDSTGADTAAALLAAYEVSARFGRATTLRAGAHPHGSWGVPGAAAGCARLLGLPPGAVAAAIDTAAGMAIAGHFDSATQGNPVRNAWLGASATSGLAAARMAAAGMARNTGTAALSLGTLLGSLDAGELTAELGTRWDITRGYFKRHASCSFTHPAADAVLDLRSHPAFRASDITHILVESHVLGAGLSAVDWSNRLSAMFSTPFVVATAALTGEVGPESPLDDPGVRALASRVRLVEAPDLTTRLPAERAARVTIAFDDGTSLSHEVPNPVGDADHHPLTGSDVTGLLGKWLPGPFVDRAAALSRDLPGLPRVGAALRALAGTEE; encoded by the coding sequence GTGAACCGCGAACAAGCCGCTACCGCCGCGCTGGGCGCGTGGGTGTCCGAACTGGACGTCCCGGATGTGGTGCTGGACCGGCTCTCCCTGGTTCTGCTCGACGTCGTCGGCGTCACCGCATTGGGTGCTTCACTGCCGGAGCAGCGTTCCCTGGTGGAGGCCTGGCGCGCGCCCGCCGGTCCGGCGCCGCTGATCGGCGGCGGGCGCTGCGTGAGCACTGACGCGGCGGCCTTCCTCAACGGCGTCGCCTTGGTCTCGCTGGAACTGGACGAAGGCCACAAGTACGCCAAGGGCCACCCGGCCGCCCACGGGTTCCCCGCCGTGCTCGCGCTGGCCGCCGAGCTGGACAGCACCGGCGCGGACACGGCGGCGGCACTGCTGGCCGCCTACGAGGTGAGCGCGCGGTTCGGCCGCGCGACCACCCTGCGCGCGGGCGCGCACCCGCACGGCAGCTGGGGCGTTCCCGGCGCGGCGGCGGGCTGCGCACGCCTGCTCGGCCTCCCGCCCGGCGCCGTGGCGGCGGCCATCGACACCGCGGCGGGCATGGCGATCGCCGGGCACTTCGATTCGGCGACCCAGGGCAACCCGGTGCGCAACGCCTGGCTGGGCGCGTCGGCGACGTCCGGGCTCGCCGCCGCGCGGATGGCGGCGGCCGGGATGGCGCGCAACACCGGCACGGCCGCGCTCTCGCTCGGCACGCTGCTCGGGTCGCTGGACGCCGGGGAGCTGACCGCGGAGCTGGGCACGAGGTGGGACATCACGCGTGGCTACTTCAAGCGGCACGCGTCGTGCTCCTTCACCCACCCGGCCGCCGACGCGGTCCTCGACCTGCGTTCCCACCCGGCGTTCCGGGCCTCGGACATCACGCACATCCTCGTGGAAAGCCACGTCCTGGGCGCCGGGCTGTCCGCCGTGGACTGGTCGAACCGGCTCTCGGCGATGTTCTCCACGCCGTTCGTGGTCGCCACCGCCGCGCTGACCGGCGAGGTCGGCCCGGAGAGCCCGCTCGACGACCCGGGCGTGCGGGCGCTGGCGAGCCGCGTGCGGCTGGTCGAAGCCCCGGACCTCACGACGCGCCTGCCGGCCGAGCGCGCCGCCCGCGTCACGATCGCGTTCGACGACGGGACGTCGCTCAGCCACGAGGTGCCCAACCCGGTCGGCGACGCCGACCACCACCCGCTGACCGGGTCCGACGTGACCGGTTTGCTGGGGAAGTGGCTGCCCGGGCCGTTCGTGGACCGCGCGGCGGCGCTGAGCCGCGACCTGCCCGGCCTGCCCCGCGTCGGCGCGGCGTTGCGTGCGCTGGCCGGAACCGAAGAGTAA
- a CDS encoding branched-chain amino acid ABC transporter permease — MSITIEAPAGSADAVKAPPLRPQNKQLAILAVLVLVAIPLPLILPAAQGAVAVRILIFLLMAVGWNIMSGFGGMFSFGHAAYFGLGAYTSAYLLVKHNVSPWIGMLAGMAVAAAVAVVIGYFSFRYKLQGAYFALATFAFAEMLRLIVTSSAFANKSVGFSVPLIQDSSLWLIQFPADSPAYFWVALVLAGAAVAISIVFLHSRAGRYVTAIRDDELAAASLGAPVLRHKLLTVALSAAITAVAGAFYTQYYLFVNPDLGFGSAISIQAIVPVVIGGIGTVWGPVVGAIIIGSLTDVTATLLRTPPEFLGFLQGRSGLDVVLYAVLVILIVRLLPKGIVGTLAARWRR; from the coding sequence ATGAGCATCACGATCGAGGCACCCGCCGGTTCGGCGGACGCCGTCAAGGCGCCGCCGCTGCGCCCGCAGAACAAGCAGCTCGCGATCCTCGCTGTCCTCGTCCTGGTCGCCATCCCGCTGCCGCTGATCCTCCCGGCGGCGCAGGGCGCGGTCGCCGTGCGGATCCTGATCTTCCTGCTGATGGCCGTCGGCTGGAACATCATGAGCGGCTTCGGCGGGATGTTCAGCTTCGGCCACGCCGCCTACTTCGGCCTCGGCGCCTACACCAGCGCGTACCTGCTGGTGAAGCACAACGTGTCGCCGTGGATCGGGATGCTGGCCGGGATGGCGGTGGCCGCCGCGGTCGCCGTGGTCATCGGCTACTTCTCCTTCCGCTACAAGCTGCAAGGCGCCTACTTCGCGCTGGCGACGTTCGCGTTCGCGGAGATGCTGCGGCTGATCGTCACGAGCAGCGCGTTCGCCAACAAGTCCGTCGGGTTCAGCGTGCCGCTGATCCAGGACTCGTCGCTGTGGCTGATCCAGTTCCCGGCCGACTCGCCCGCGTACTTCTGGGTGGCGCTGGTCCTGGCCGGGGCGGCGGTCGCGATCAGCATCGTCTTCCTGCACTCCCGCGCCGGCCGGTACGTCACGGCCATCCGCGACGACGAGCTGGCCGCTGCATCATTGGGCGCCCCGGTGCTGCGGCACAAACTGCTGACGGTCGCGCTGTCCGCGGCGATCACCGCCGTGGCGGGCGCGTTCTACACCCAGTACTACCTGTTCGTGAACCCCGATCTCGGGTTCGGCTCGGCCATCTCGATCCAGGCCATCGTGCCCGTCGTGATCGGCGGCATCGGCACGGTGTGGGGGCCGGTGGTCGGCGCGATCATCATCGGCTCGCTCACCGACGTCACCGCGACCCTCCTGCGCACCCCACCGGAGTTCCTCGGCTTCCTGCAGGGCCGCAGCGGACTCGACGTCGTGCTGTACGCGGTGCTCGTGATCCTCATCGTGCGGTTGCTGCCCAAGGGGATCGTCGGAACTCTCGCTGCGAGGTGGCGTCGATGA
- a CDS encoding aspartate/glutamate racemase family protein: MRALAVTPIHLPPEEIRRRQERYDRLAPPGLIIELRDIGPAAPATLDTGEAVRASEREVAAALAAAGDGWDLAFPDCVLDPAVPDAVAEPALPVHGLLKLSATYLAGKGVRFGAVVRNEAIAEEFAKRIAAYRLTEYFAGVRVLDLPFSAIAETETWNAALGTAVHELAASGATAVINGCSAVDVEPADLPARIVDPTELAMRLLAVEER; the protein is encoded by the coding sequence ATGCGTGCCCTCGCGGTGACGCCCATTCACCTGCCGCCCGAGGAGATCCGGCGGCGGCAGGAGCGCTATGACCGGCTCGCCCCGCCCGGCCTGATCATCGAGCTGCGCGACATCGGCCCGGCGGCGCCGGCCACTTTGGACACCGGCGAGGCCGTCCGCGCGTCCGAGCGTGAGGTCGCCGCCGCGCTCGCGGCCGCCGGCGACGGCTGGGACCTCGCCTTCCCGGACTGCGTGCTGGACCCGGCCGTCCCGGACGCCGTCGCCGAGCCGGCACTGCCGGTGCACGGCCTGCTCAAGCTGTCGGCGACCTACCTCGCCGGGAAGGGCGTGCGATTCGGCGCGGTCGTGCGCAACGAGGCCATCGCGGAGGAGTTCGCGAAGCGCATCGCCGCCTACCGGCTGACCGAGTACTTCGCCGGCGTCCGCGTGCTGGACCTGCCGTTCTCCGCGATCGCCGAGACCGAGACGTGGAACGCGGCGCTCGGCACGGCCGTCCACGAACTCGCCGCATCGGGCGCGACAGCGGTCATCAACGGCTGTTCGGCCGTCGACGTCGAGCCCGCCGACCTGCCCGCGCGCATCGTCGACCCGACCGAACTGGCGATGCGGCTGCTGGCGGTGGAGGAACGGTGA
- a CDS encoding cyclase family protein translates to MTRPQDPLLSAIAGGVRLIELGQPFFTGMPCSPNHPGFRMTLIRRHGDMRRPDGGSAANEIIVTGGHVGTHIDALSHVSHDGKLHGDVDAAEAQQGGVFRTHGAENLPGLLRRAVLLDVAAVHGVPTLEPGYGVTADDLDAAAKRAGTEPGAGDVALIRTGWARNFDDAVSYMGKETGVPGATTSAAEWLAAREVVATGADTTAYEQISAGAGHAVLPVHRILLVESGIYILEHLNLEAIAAEGVHEFAFVLAPLRIVGGTGSPVRPLAAVSA, encoded by the coding sequence ATGACACGTCCCCAGGATCCGCTGCTGTCGGCGATCGCCGGCGGGGTCCGGCTGATCGAGCTCGGGCAGCCGTTCTTCACCGGCATGCCCTGCTCGCCGAACCACCCCGGGTTCCGGATGACGCTGATCCGCCGCCACGGCGACATGCGCCGCCCGGACGGCGGCTCGGCCGCCAACGAGATCATCGTGACCGGCGGGCACGTCGGCACCCACATCGACGCGCTCTCGCACGTCAGCCACGACGGCAAGCTGCACGGCGACGTCGACGCGGCCGAGGCTCAGCAGGGTGGCGTGTTCCGCACGCACGGCGCGGAAAACCTGCCCGGCCTGTTGCGCCGCGCGGTGCTCCTGGACGTGGCCGCGGTGCACGGCGTCCCGACACTGGAGCCGGGCTACGGCGTCACGGCCGACGACCTCGACGCCGCCGCGAAGCGGGCCGGCACCGAGCCCGGCGCCGGTGACGTCGCGTTGATCCGCACCGGCTGGGCGCGGAACTTCGACGACGCGGTTTCCTACATGGGCAAGGAAACCGGCGTCCCCGGCGCGACGACGTCGGCGGCGGAGTGGCTGGCGGCCCGCGAAGTCGTCGCGACCGGCGCGGACACCACGGCGTACGAGCAGATCTCGGCCGGAGCCGGGCACGCCGTGCTGCCGGTGCACCGGATCCTGCTGGTGGAGTCCGGGATCTACATCCTGGAGCACCTGAACCTCGAAGCCATCGCGGCCGAAGGCGTGCACGAGTTCGCGTTCGTGCTGGCGCCGCTGCGGATCGTCGGCGGCACCGGCTCGCCCGTGCGTCCCCTCGCGGCGGTGAGCGCATGA
- a CDS encoding HpcH/HpaI aldolase/citrate lyase family protein produces the protein MNEVVRSWLYVPADRPDRIAKALAGPADAVIIDLEDAVAAAAKDEARRNAQSALDGGATAFVRINAPGTDAGEADIKALRGAAGVRVPKCEDPGELRRVADALGVPVYPVLESALGVENALDIATAHPLVAGISLGEADLAADLRVAGGDALTWPRSRVVVAARAAGLPSPVQSVWTAVRDLDGLRASTEAGRAAGFFGRSVIHPAQIPVVHEVCAPDPAETAWASDLLDHLETTGSAAWIDHHGQFVDAAIVARARWVLALAGEREGQHS, from the coding sequence GTGAACGAAGTCGTGCGCAGCTGGCTCTATGTGCCCGCCGACCGGCCCGACCGGATCGCGAAGGCCCTCGCCGGCCCGGCGGACGCCGTGATCATCGACCTCGAAGACGCCGTCGCCGCGGCGGCGAAGGACGAGGCCCGGCGGAACGCGCAGTCCGCTTTGGACGGTGGTGCGACTGCGTTCGTCCGGATCAACGCGCCGGGCACCGACGCCGGTGAGGCCGACATCAAGGCACTGCGCGGCGCCGCGGGCGTTCGGGTACCCAAATGCGAAGACCCCGGTGAGCTGCGCCGGGTCGCCGACGCGCTCGGCGTGCCGGTGTACCCGGTGCTGGAATCCGCGCTGGGCGTGGAAAACGCCCTGGACATCGCCACCGCGCACCCGCTCGTCGCCGGGATCTCCCTCGGCGAGGCCGACCTCGCCGCGGACCTGCGCGTCGCCGGTGGGGACGCACTGACCTGGCCGCGCTCGCGGGTGGTCGTCGCGGCGCGGGCGGCCGGGCTGCCGAGCCCGGTGCAGAGCGTCTGGACCGCCGTGCGCGACCTCGACGGCCTGCGCGCCAGCACCGAAGCCGGGCGGGCGGCCGGGTTCTTCGGGCGGTCGGTGATCCACCCCGCCCAGATCCCCGTGGTGCACGAGGTGTGCGCGCCCGACCCGGCCGAGACCGCCTGGGCGAGCGACCTGCTCGACCACCTCGAAACGACCGGGTCGGCGGCCTGGATCGACCACCACGGACAGTTCGTCGACGCCGCGATCGTGGCCCGCGCCCGCTGGGTGCTCGCCCTCGCGGGAGAAAGGGAAGGCCAGCACTCATGA